The DNA region GGGCGACCGGATCCGGCGACGTCATGGTTAGACCCACCTGGATCTAGCGACGTCGCACTCGTGATGGTCTCTTTGTCGGGCCGGCGAGCTTACGGTCAGAGCAGTGCGTTGGGGCCCCCGACGGTGACGGTGGTGCCGGTCCTTGCTAGCGCGCCCAGCACGTCGAGGGAGGCGGTAGCGAGGCGGGCTCACGGTTCGAGGCTATGGTGGAGTTGGGGGGGAGTGGAGGTGATGGCGGCGTTGGCCTTGCGGCTGGCTGTAACGGGTGGAGGCTATGGTGGAATTCGAGGCTTGAGGCCACGGTTCGCGATGGGGGAGCTAGCGGTTGGCTGCCACGGGTCAGCGGTGGAGGCTTCGCGAGTAAGGTGAGGTAGTGGCCATGTCGAGGCTGCGGTCTGGCGTGATGGACAAGGTTGTGTGGAGGAAGGCGGAGGGATGACCCTTGGCTCCTCGCCGGCGTTGATGGCGTCTTGGCGGGATGAGGTTGTGCACGGGTAGCAGTGTGGTGATGCTCGTCTCCAATGGTGAGGCACATCGGATCCGAGGTGTGGTGTCCTGCGGCGGGCGAGGGGTGGCGTCCGTTTGCAGTGACTTGAGGTGACGAGGGGGTGGCGTCCGTTTGCAGTGACTTGAGGTGACGAGGCGGTGGCGTCCACGCTTGGCAAGCGGCAATGTGAGGATGCGGCCGGGTTTGGTGAGGCGACTGCTAGGTGTGTCTGGGTTTGTGCGGCGACCTCGAAGTTGTCGGATCGGGTGGTGCTTGAGCTAACGGATCTATGCAGTATCACAATGGCACTGTGGCGGTTGGTCCCGCACGGCAGTGGCCAGCTCGACGTGGGGTAGTCTGCTTCGCGGCAGCCTTCGAAGTCGTGCCCGGATGTTGATGGTGGCTTGGCTCGTCCCAACGGCAATTGGTCCCACATGACGGCGGCTATTTTGGCGTGAGGATGATATGGGCTTGGACCTGCAGTGGTGGGGTGGTGTGACCTATGGCGCGTGGTCCCTAGTGGCGCGGCAGTGATCGGTCACGCATAGCGGCGGCTGTTTCGGTGCTGGGCGATCGTACTCAGTGATGTGGTGGGTGGTGGCAGGGGCTGGGCTGGTGGTGGTGCCTGATTCTCATGGCAATAGGCAACGGCACACAACGATGGGAGCCGGATTGTGGTGGCTAACCCTGCATGGCAGCGGCAAATTCGGTGCGGCATGGCTCCCACTCAAATGCAGATGGAGGCAAAGGTGAGGAGGCCGATGATGCGGCTAGTCTCTGTGAAATGGAGCTGATGGGACACAGTGGTGGCATGGCGGCGGTCGGTCATGCATAGCGGCGGCTGATTTTGGCATATCGCGACTATGCTCGGCGATGTGGCAGGTGATGTTGAGGTGGTTCAATTCAGTTGTCGGCGCGTATTGTGGTCCTATGTCCAACTGGCCGAGTAGATAGTTGCTACAGTTGCTTGTTGCTTTGGTTGTTGCGtttgttgttttttcttttcctgatcATAGCCTCCCAGGACTATACTCTTGCCGcgtttgttgttttttttcttttcctgatcATAGAAATGGGCACTGTCTGGTGCCGTTCGTTCAAAAAATAATTGTGTGTTAGCAGAAGCTAAAAGGagaatattttaatatttgaatAAGACGCACTCCACAAAAGAAAATGATACTACCTCCTGCTGTAATTGCTGAGTTCCACATCCTTGAGGGGAGTTCAAAACTTTGACCGCTGCAGTTGTATGGTGAAACTTGGCCTTGTAAACTGTGCCATATGAGCCCTTACCAATCACTAGATCAGCGGAGAATGATGAAGTCGATGCCTGAATCTCCTCCCATGTATACCTGTTGTTCTCATCAAAACAGGGTCTGGCAATCCTCTCTCCTGTCTTGTTCTCATTAGCTTCTTGGTCACCATAACCCTGTGTTGCTTCCGTTTCAGCTGAATGTTGCTTAAATTCAGCTTCTCTCACTGCTTCATGTTCTTCCCTCTCCTGTTTCCTTACCAATCTCCTAACCTTGTCCTCTACCAGTTCAGTTTCTTTAAGCTTAGTTTCATCCTCAATGTGTTGAATTCCCAACTTATGTAACTAATAGAAAAGATGCAACAGGAAACAGTTAGACCATGTATGTCATGTACTTTTGAATACTGCCTACCATGAAGAGATAGACATTACTTTTTGAGTGGCGTCAAATGATTCGTGCTGAGCAAACTCAAGCTTATGAAGATGTCGTACTTTGACCTTCATCCTTTCAATCTGAAGCCTTAGATCGTCCTGTTTAGCACAAGTTGTTCACAGAACACGTTAAGTTTTTTTCATGTGGTATTTATCATTTAGTACTCTTTCGAAGGAAATAATTACAGTTTTCCTTGAAGGTATGAAATACCTGGTCATTAGAATGTTTTACATTTGCTGAAATTTCTGAAACTGATGCCTGATCAGAGTTATCAGGCTGATTGTCTCTTTGGAAGCTCTTGTAGATAGAATTTCCACTGCTGCTACTACTGAACTGCACCTCTGAGATCGAGTGTGAACTTGTCAGCGTTGGATCATCATTGTAAGAGATCTCACTCCCAATACTGCCTGAAGGGCTAGCTCTCCTGTTTGACAGCTTGTTTATGATTGCCAGTGCTTGGTCACGCTGCAATGGCAGGGAAGGCTGCTGGAACGATACATTTGCTGTTCCAAACGTGTCTCCCCATTCTGCAGTTGGTAGAATCATTAgtgcactattttttaaaacgCCATTAGTACACTAATATCCATAATGTACATAACAAATGCCCAAATACATTGGTTTTGCTCAAAGTTTGTTACTTCTGATTAAGAACCTGCTGATCTAGGGCGATCGAAGTTCTAGGAATATGATAGATATGTTCATAAAGTAGATTTTATCTTATACTATCAAAACTGTGCCATAGTATTGTATGTATACAACAAAGTACTTCCAAAAGTACCAGAAATTAAAATGTTTGATATTCAAACACTCACACGGAACCTCAAATGTGCAGACGGAAACAAAACTAGCAGTTTTCTTCATCAACTTAACTCCACGGAAGATTAGAAGCCAAACTCATCGTATTCAATTCAGTAGATGCACAAACCAACAATTTTTTTCTGGAAAAGGAAATGTGCAAACTAAAAATTTCACATGAAAGTCAACTTGTATACTTGTATATATTACCTGAAGGTGCACTGGAGGAAAGGCTTCTAGAGCTAGGAGAAGAAACAGTGGAAGAAGAAACAGATTTAGGTGTTTCAACGGTGTCAGATGTAGCTGAGTGCACGAATGATAGTTTGCCTTTCGAAATAATGTATGCTGTACAGAAGCTTGGAATGCACTCGGAGATTTTGGTTGCGGTCTTACTTCCTTTGAGTTTCCTGAAAAGTGACACATCTTATAAAGGCTTAGGATATCCATAATGATCATTTTCAAACTGTCATCTAAATTACATCCAGCCTAGTTTTATTTATATAAGGCGTAAGGATTCAGCATTAATGGATCAGTTTTATTGCGCCGCTTTTTTTGGTTGACAGCTTATGGAATTTTTTTAACTATGGCAAAGGAACATGTAACCAGTACAGTCCGCACATATCTGCCCTACAGTACTCATGCCCTTTTTTCTGATCATTCTGTTCAtttcacattattttctttACCAATTCTCACTAAAGCTGTGCGGTCAAGTAGCTGTACTGAACCCTCAAGTGGCTTAGACCAGTGGATGGGGCAATCAATGGGAGGGCATGATCATCCTACCGATTTGCTTTTCTCATGACTTATACTAGATCAGCTACCAGCCTAAAGTTTATCACCTTTGCACTAATTTGTTCGGTTAGTGCATCCAGATTAGCACCACGTTTGTTCACAAATAACAATCACAAGGAACACTAAAGCCTATGTAAGTACTAGTGTTTAAACTTCAAAcaagtctttttttttcctggaaGTAAGTGCAAAGAAGGTTCCCAAGGGATAAATTAATTTAACACATTATCACTATacctttttttagataaaagaTTATCACTTTTCCTGTTCTCTGGATTACATAAAATAATATAGATATATTATTACCTCACAACTTTGGATTTGTTCATACTTGAGCGTCAGTTCCTCTTTTCTTTCACTAATCAAAAGCATGTAACGTGACTGTAGGAGTGGTTGATgtacacatgtatatatgctCATGTATATAGATTGATAAAAAATATGCAGTGAGATAGACGATTGTTTGAATAAATACTGAACATTAATGGTAAGAACTTACCTTCGGAATATATTTTTTGATGAAGAACCTAAAACTAACTTGCAAATGTTGAATTTTGCTATTTCTTCGCTTATAGCAGCAGCCACATCATCTGATTCAAGTAAAACAGCTTCAGCTTCTACCTGCTCATCAGAAATAGAGTAAAAGATGCTATTTGATTCGTGAGTTATACTAACTACAAGTGATTCATGAGTCAACAATTCTGCTAGAGACCGAAGCCCCTA from Phragmites australis chromosome 8, lpPhrAust1.1, whole genome shotgun sequence includes:
- the LOC133926204 gene encoding U-box domain-containing protein 35-like isoform X4; translated protein: MNKSKVVRKLKGSKTATKISECIPSFCTAYIISKGKLSFVHSATSDTVETPKSVSSSTVSSPSSRSLSSSAPSEWGDTFGTANVSFQQPSLPLQRDQALAIINKLSNRRASPSGSIGSEISYNDDPTLTSSHSISEVQFSSSSSGNSIYKSFQRDNQPDNSDQASVSEISANVKHSNDQDDLRLQIERMKVKVRHLHKLEFAQHESFDATQKLHKLGIQHIEDETKLKETELVEDKVRRLVRKQEREEHEAVREAEFKQHSAETEATQGYGDQEANENKTGERIARPCFDENNRYTWEEIQASTSSFSADLVIGKGSYGTVYKAKFHHTTAAVKVLNSPQGCGTQQLQQELEVLGKIRHPHLLMMLGACPEHGCLVYEYMENGSLDGMLLRRNNTPLLTWFDRFRIAWEVATALMFLHSSKPEPIIHRDLKPANILLDRNLISKKGDVGLSTLLPSMGQYQSTMIKNTAPVGTFCYIDPEYQRTGVLSMKSDVYALGIVILQLLTARSPMGLAHVVETALEDGCFVDVLDATAGQWPLNETQELAALALRCSEMRRKDRPDLNECILPTLERLKDVATKAREAALQGHTAPPSHFICPILQEVMVDPYVASDGYTYDRKAIEMWLSMNDKSPMTNLCLPNKSLIPNHSLRSAIMDWRSKSK